In Paenibacillus larvae subsp. larvae, the following proteins share a genomic window:
- the yqeK gene encoding bis(5'-nucleosyl)-tetraphosphatase (symmetrical) YqeK, whose amino-acid sequence MNRTEIIEAVKEQMPERRWKHTLGVRDTAVILAGRFGEDKDKADLAAILHDVCKYWTIQDQEAIIRENNLPQDLLHYDKQLLHSHAGAYVAEIRFGIKDEDILNAIRFHTSGREQMSKLEKIICLADYMEPGRDFPGVDKIRKLAETSLEEALIAGFDSTISFLIQQGKKIYPLTVLTRNSLLDEIRGKSSS is encoded by the coding sequence ATGAACCGGACTGAAATTATAGAGGCTGTTAAGGAGCAGATGCCTGAGCGAAGGTGGAAGCATACCCTTGGTGTTCGGGATACGGCTGTCATACTTGCTGGACGTTTTGGGGAAGACAAGGACAAAGCTGATCTTGCGGCCATTCTTCACGATGTCTGCAAATATTGGACGATTCAGGATCAGGAAGCCATTATCAGGGAGAATAATCTCCCACAGGATTTGCTTCATTATGACAAACAGCTTCTGCATTCTCATGCGGGGGCTTATGTGGCGGAAATCCGTTTTGGCATAAAAGATGAAGACATTCTGAATGCCATCCGGTTTCATACTTCAGGAAGAGAGCAAATGAGCAAGCTTGAAAAAATAATTTGTCTGGCCGATTATATGGAACCGGGGAGAGATTTTCCCGGGGTGGACAAAATCCGAAAGCTGGCGGAAACCAGCTTGGAAGAGGCGCTGATCGCCGGTTTTGATTCCACGATATCCTTTCTCATTCAGCAGGGTAAAAAGATCTATCCGCTGACCGTGCTTACCCGCAACAGTTTGCTGGATGAAATAAGAGGAAAGAGCAGTTCATGA
- a CDS encoding nicotinate-nucleotide adenylyltransferase, with product MGGYYKRIGIMGGTFDPIHTGHLVAAESAKHGAVLDEVWFMPVYVPPHKSHAPEASPEERMEMVRLAVEPVNYFRSCDYEMQKGGVSYSYDTVCELKRMYPDSKFSYIIGADMVEYLPKWHKINELARMITFIGLRRPGFSDDLSILPADLRQAVTIVPMPLLDISSTQIRQRIKRKDSVRFLVPDSVYQHMKGMGLYEPD from the coding sequence ATGGGCGGATATTATAAGCGAATCGGCATCATGGGCGGTACCTTTGATCCGATCCATACCGGCCATCTGGTAGCCGCGGAAAGCGCCAAACATGGAGCAGTTCTGGATGAAGTATGGTTTATGCCTGTCTATGTACCTCCTCATAAGTCCCATGCCCCGGAAGCTTCTCCAGAGGAAAGAATGGAAATGGTGAGGTTGGCTGTGGAGCCTGTAAACTACTTTCGTTCCTGTGATTATGAAATGCAAAAGGGCGGGGTTTCGTACAGCTATGATACCGTTTGTGAACTGAAGAGAATGTACCCGGACAGCAAGTTTTCATATATTATTGGAGCCGATATGGTTGAATATTTGCCCAAATGGCACAAAATTAATGAACTGGCACGGATGATTACCTTTATCGGACTCAGGAGGCCGGGCTTTTCGGATGATCTTTCCATACTTCCTGCAGACCTGAGGCAGGCGGTAACGATAGTTCCTATGCCTCTGCTGGATATTTCATCCACTCAGATAAGACAACGGATTAAACGGAAAGATTCCGTTCGTTTCCTGGTACCGGACTCTGTCTATCAACATATGAAAGGGATGGGGCTTTATGAACCGGACTGA
- the yhbY gene encoding ribosome assembly RNA-binding protein YhbY has translation MLTGKQKRYLRSMAHHLNPIFQIGKGGVNDQLITHIKEALETRELIKVSILNNNDEDRNELAQEISGRSGAELVQVIGKTIVLYKESVNHKEIELP, from the coding sequence ATGCTGACAGGAAAACAAAAAAGATATTTACGTTCAATGGCCCATCACCTGAATCCTATTTTTCAAATTGGTAAAGGAGGGGTTAATGATCAACTGATTACCCATATTAAAGAAGCCCTGGAAACAAGAGAACTGATCAAGGTTTCTATTTTGAATAACAATGATGAGGACAGGAATGAACTTGCGCAGGAAATTTCCGGGCGCTCCGGAGCGGAATTGGTTCAGGTCATCGGAAAAACGATTGTCCTGTATAAAGAATCGGTGAACCATAAGGAAATTGAACTTCCTTAA